The genomic region GCATCCAGAAGGCGAACGCCATCGAGCCCGTGATGATGGCGAGGTCGATGAGGACCGAAAGAGCGTTCGGGATTCTGTGGTGCGCCTTGAACAAACGGGGACTTCCTTTTCGCGCTGTGAAGCAGATGAGTACTATTGGATAATCTTAGCCCAAGCAGGGCGGATGCTTGCGCCGCGGAGAGCTTTGCGAGATAGCGTGCGGGAAATGACCGCGATTTAGTGTCGTTTTGCTTACAAGACGAAAGGGGCGCGCGATGGACAAGGTGCTGTACGCAGCCTCCTCGTTTGGTCATCTCAGGAGCTTTCACATCCCCTACCTGCGGGCGCTTCTTGATCGCGGCGATGAGGTGTGGGCCCTGGCGTCTGGAGATCCCGCAGGTCTGCCCGATGGCCTGCGCACCGTGCGCGTGCCGTTCACGAAGAGCATGACGTCTGCGCATAACGTCGAAGCAGCGGGCGAGGTGGCTCGTCTCGTACGCCGGGAGCGGTTTGACCTCGTCGTGACGCACACGTCGCTCGCGGCGTTTTTCGTGCGCCTCGGTATCTGTCAGGCGGGCAAGCGCGACGCGGCAGTCGTGAACGTCGTGCATGGCTATCTCTTTGACGAGAGGACATCCCGGCCGAGGCGTACCGTCATGCTGGGGGCTGAACAGCTCATGGCGAGGGTGACCGACCGCATCGTGACGATGAACCGCCAGGACACCGAGATCGCTCGGAGACACCGCCTTTGCCGGGGTGATGTCGTGCAGGTTGACGGTATGGGGGCTGACCTGACGGGCTGTCGGCAGGCGGACGAGAGGGGTCGCAGGGAGGCGCGTGAGGCGCTCGGTCTGCCCGAGGATGCCTTCGTACTGCTCTACGCTGGCGAATTTTCTGCGCGCAAGAACCAAAGCGCGCTCATCGAGGCGCTGCCCGAGCTGCCCAAGGACGTCGTGCTGGCGCTTCCGGGGCGGGGCGAGCGCTTTGAGGCGTGCCGGGATTGCGTGGCGGAGCTGGGCCTGGAGGGGCGCGTCGCGATGCCGGGTTTTGCGAGTGACCTGACGGCGTGGCGGGCGGCGAGCGACGCGTGCGTGTCATCGAGCCGCTCGGAGGGGCTGCCGTTCCACGTGATCGAGGGCATGGCGTGCGGGCTGCCCGTCATCTTGACAGACGTCAAGGGGCACGAGGACCTGGTGGTCGAGGGGGCGTCTGCGGGCACGGCGCCCGGCCTGCTCTATCCGTTTGGCGATGCGGGGGCGTTCCAGCGCTGCGTTTTGCGCCTGCATGGCGACCGGTCGCTGGCGCGGCGCATGGGGGACGCCGCCTGCGAGATCGCGCAGCGCTACTCCCTTGGCCGCGTCATGCCGAGCGTGTTGGACGCGATGCTTTTGGCATGAGGCGCTGTACCTTACGCCAGGCCCCGTCCCCCATACATCTTCTCGTAGTACCTCTGGTAGGCGCCGGAGACGACGTGCTCGACCCACTGAGGATGCTCGCGGTACCAGTCGAGCGTCTTGACGATGCCCACCTCAAAGCACGTCTCGGGCTGCCAGCCCAGCTCACGGCCGATCTTGGTGGGATCGATGCCGTAGCGGCGGTCGTGCCCCTTGCGGTCGGTCACGTGCTCGATGAGCGACTCGTCGACACTGGCATCGACGTGGTCGTGCACGTAGGCGATGATGAGCTTCACGATGTCGATGTTAGCGCGCTCGTTGTGTCCGCCGACGTTGTAGACCTCGCCGGGTCGCCCCGCCCCGAGGACTCGCTCGATGGCGCGGCAGTGGTCCTCGACGTAGAGCCAGTCGCGCACGTTGAGGCCGTCGCCGTAGACCGGCAGCGGCTTGTGGTTGCACGCGTTGTGGAACATGAGCGGGATGAGCTTCTCGGGGAACTGGAACGGCCCATAGTTGTTGGAGCAGCGCGTCACCACGACCGGCATGCCATAGGTGCTGCCGTAAGCGCGCGCAAACAGGTCGGCGGACGCCTTCGACGCGGAGTAGGGGCTGCGGGCGGCCAGCGGCGTATCCTCGCGGAACAGCGCCGTCGGGTCGTCGATGGGCAGCGAGCCGTAGACCTCGTCGGTCGAGACCTGCAGGAACCGTACGCCGTCGGGGTATGAGCCATCAGGGCGCTCCCACAGCGTGCGTGCGGCGTTGAGCAGCGTCACCGTGCCTTCGACGTTCGTGCGGCAGAAGATCGTCGGGTCGAGGATCGACCTGTCGACGTGACTCTCGGCGGCGAAGTTCACCACATAGTCTGGCTTCACGCGCGCGAACAGGTCGTTCATCGCCTGGGCGTCGCAGATGTCGGCCTGCACGAACTCGTGCCGCGCATCGCCCTCAAGTGATGCAAGGTTTTCGAGGTTACCGGCGTACGTGAGCTTGTCCACGTTGACGATACGGACGTCGTCGCGCGTGCCCAGCATGTGCAGGACGAAGTTCGAGCCGATGAAGCCGGCACCGCCGGTGACGAGATAGGTTGCCATGCCGCAAGCCTCCGAGGTTGCTTTGATTGGTGAGCTGGCGAGTTAGAGCGCGCCGTCGTCGTCGGCAGACGAGGCCGGCGCGCACGGTGCACTCGCCGCGGGGCCCATTGCCAGGGCTCGCTCGGCGATCTTCATGAGGTAGCGTCCATAGTCGGACTTGCCGATGGAGCGCCCGACGATCATGAGCTGCGAGGCGTCGATCCATCCGTTGTTGAAGGCGATCTCTTCGAGCGCGGCTATCTTGAGGCCGGTGTGGCGCTCGGCCAGGCAGATGAAGTCCGCCGCCTCGTGCAGGGAGTCCACGGTGCCGGCGTCGAACCAGGCAAAGCCACGCCCGAGCGTCTCGACGTCCAGCTGCCCCTGCTCGAGGTAGATGCGGTTGAGGTCGGTGATCTCGAGCTCGCCGCGCGCGGAGGGCTTGATGGTCTTGGCGTACTCGCAGACGCGCTCGTCGTAGAAGTACAGGCCCGTGACGCAGTAGTTGCTCCTGGGGTGCTCGGGCTTCTCCTCGATGGAGATGGCGCGACCCTGGGCGTCGAACTCCACGATGCCGAAGCGCTCCGGATCTTCCACCTGGTAGCCGAAGACCGTGGCGCCGGGCTGCTGCGCCCGCCGCGTGGCGACGCGCAGGAGCGTGTGCCAGAAGCCATGTCCGTAGAAGATGTTGTCGCCGAGCACCAGGGCGCAGGGCTCGCCCGCGATGAACTCCTCGCCGAGCAGAAAGACCTGAGCGAGGCCGTCGGGGGAGGGCTGCACCTTGTATGAGATGTGGATGCCGAAGCGCGACCCGTCACCGAGCAGGCGCTCGAAGTTCGGCAGGTCCGCTGGCGTCGAGATGAGCAGGATGTCCTGAATGCCGGCCATCATCAGCGTCGAGAGGGCGTAGTACACCATCGGCTTGTCGTAGACGGGGAGCAGCTGCTTGGACGTGGCGAGCGTCATCGGGTGCAGCCGCGTGCCGGACCCGCCGGCCAGGACGATACCTTTCATCGGGATGCTTCCTCTCGTCTAGCCCCGCGTCGTCGGCGTGGATCGAATGACGAGATCCTTATCCGCCTGGGGGGAGGTTGTTACGGTGTACGAAACGGACACGCTCTCTCCCGAAAGGAGGTGGGCGAGGCCGAACACAACGGGTAGGCCATCGTGCATGGCGTCCGAGAATATCGGGTCGAGAGAGGCGTTTGAGCTGTCGACGCTCACGTTGGTGATGGACCCGCCTGCGGGGGCGTACAGATAGAGCGTCGTGAGCATGTCGGAGACATCGAGCTTTTCGGGATTGAGCCCGGTGATGTACTCAGGGGCGGACGCGGCCTCCTCGGGCGTGATGGTGTTCGAAAGCCACGTTGTCACCTGATAGCTGGTTGAGCCATCTGCATTTTGGGACGAGCCGGTGATGTTCGTTCCAAAGTCGAGATACCAGTCGATCTTGCTCCACGTACTGTCGTTGAGGTAAACGCCGAGCACGGGAGAGGACGGATCCGATGCCAGCGTGCCGGAGCAGCCGAGGCGCTCAAAGAGGGCCTCCTCACCGGGGACGATCGAGTATGCAAGGAAGCGCCCCTCGTCTATGCCCTGCAGCACGGTGTCCAAGAGGCTCGACAGATCCATCGACCCGGCACTGGAACGAATGGCGTCAAAACCTGCAAGCGCAGCCTCGGCGAAGTGCTCATCCATGAGCTCCTCGTTTTCGCCGTAGTTCCAGTACGTATCCGAAATGAGCGCCTGGGCCGCGTTCGTGCCGTCGATGACGCTTCCGTCCGAAAGCGTGACGCCCTGGCCTGTTAGGGCGAGCACATGCTGGAAGAAGACGGGGTCAACGGCGATCACGCCGTCAAACTCGATGCCGTTCAGGATGGTCCATGTCTGCATAAGCAGCTGGGAAGCCCGCGAGAAGTCGGGCGTGTATGTCATGTTTGCGGGCACCGTTGCCAGGGACTCGCCGAACAGAAGCGTCTCGTCATCTGTGAGCACGAAGGGGGACTGAGCGATGTCGATGATGTCGGACAGGGAGGCCATCTCGCCGAAAGAGAAGGACCCGTTGTCGACGGTCACGGGCATGAGGGCGCCGGGCAAGCCTCCCGTCGCGCGGATCTCGGCGTTGTTCTGTGCGATCACCAGGTAGTTGCGCGCCCCGTTGCAGCCCAGGATGTCGGGGAGCAGCCGGATGGCGTCGCCGTTTTCGTCGAGCAGCTGGTTGGCGGTGTTGAGGGGCCCCCGCACCTGATCGAGGGCGTCGTTGATCTGGGAGATATGGAACGTTCCCACGCTGCTGACTGTCGTGAGGACGTCCTTGATGGCGGGCGTGACGCTGGCTAGCGTGTCGCACAGCTGCTTGACTGCCGTGCCGTTGATGTTGCCGTCCTGTATGAGGGCGCTGATCGGGTGGGATTCCAGCGTGCTTGCTGCGGGAACGAGAACGTTGGATACCGCCTCGCCAGCTGCGACGAGCAGCGTGCGAGCGCCGGCGACGTCTTGCCCGTAGACGGGGATGAGCTCAGCGATGTCCCAGACGATGCCGGACGTCTCGTCCTGGATGGCCTCCACGCCCGCCTGGAGCTCCTGGACGTCGCTCTGCAGCGTGCCTGTATCACCCGACTTCACGCCCGATACCATGCGCTCCACTGTCGGGACAAGGGATTTTGCCTGGTCGACGACGTTGAGCGCCGAGGATCCGAGAAGCGCCGCATACACGCCGAGCAGTACGACAAGCGCGACGATGACGCCGAGGACCGCGAACAGGATCGTGTGCCGCGCGTTTCCGCGCCTCTTGGGATTCTCATACGGGTTGGACGCGCGGCTATAGGCAGTGGCGGCGTTGCTGCTCGCCGGGGCAAAGCGCTTGCCTGCCGGGGCCATGCCTCGCTGTGGCTGGCCCGAGGTCATTGGCTGACTATGTTTTCCCATGCGTTCGGTCTCCCTTCGCGCTCGCCTGCGCTTGCGTTCGTGGCCCCGCCGTTGGGACACATGCAATCCAGTATCTGCCACTTTGCCGGCGATGGGGCCGATTGCGCTCAACGTCCAGCCAAAAAGCGGAAGGCTCAGGGTTGCCCCGCGTCCCGTTCGCCTCTCGTCCACAACCTGCTGCCGTCATGCTCTGGGCGCGGTTAGTTTTGTCGGATACGGCTTCGGGCCCTTGCGAGACGGTCCCCGCGGGCGCAAACTGTTCACCATATGCCTCACGACTGCCGCGTGACGGGCGCTGTCGCCCTCAGGCTGGTTCCGTGTGGGCTGGTATGATGGCGTAACGTCGCGACGGCGGATCTGGAGGACGGCCCGACATGACACTGCTCGAACTGCTGCAACTGCTCAAGCGCCATCTCAAGCTCGTCATCATCCTGCCTGTGCTTTGTGCCATCGCCATGGGCCTGTATGCCTATCTCGTCATGGACAACCAGTACACGGCCAAGACGAGCATGTACGTGCTGGCCTCGCAGTCCGAGGATGCATCTCTCAACCTCCAGACGTCGCTCAACGCAAGCCAGATGATCACGAACGACGTCGCCGCCCTCATCAAGAGCGACCGCGTCATGGGCGATGCCGCGAGCGAGCTTGGTCTCGCCAACCTCAACGGCTATGACATCAGCGTCACGAGCGAGACAACGACGCGCGTGCTTACGCTCACCGTCACGGGCGACGACGCCCAGACGGCGGCCGACATCGCCAACGCCATCGCAGCCGACGTGTCCGACGTCGCCCAGGAGGTCATGGAGGTCAAGAGCGTCAACGTCGTTGACGAGGCCATAACGCCCGACGATCCCAGCGGTCCCAACCGCAAGCTCTACGTGGCCGTCGCCCTGCTCGCGGGCCTGTTCGTCGCTGTGGCCATCGTCGTGATGCAGGACATGCTCAACAACAAGGTGCGCAACGCCGCAGATGCCGAGGAGCTGCTCGGCATCCCGGTTCTGGGCCAGTTCCCCGCGTACCAGTCCAGGAGGTAAGCGCCATGAAGCGCAAGCACTACGCCCGCAGCGCGTCTGCCGCCCAGAACGCCGCTAAGACGCTGCTCGCCAACATTCGCTTCGCTGGCGTCGATAATCCCATCAAGACGCTGGTCATCACGTCTGCCGTCGAAAACGAGGGCAAGTCGACGATCGCCATGCATCTCGCGCAGGCCATCGCCACGAGCGGCAAGACGGTTCTGCTCGTGGAGGCCGACATGCGCCGCCGCAGTCTGGCGGGTATGCTGGGCGTGCGGGGCCGCGCTGGTTTGTACTCCGTGCTTATCGGTCAGGCAACGCTCGATGAGGCGATCGTCCCCTCGACGCCCGAGGGCATGTTCTTCCTCGACTGCGAGCCGGGCATCCCCTCTCCCTCTGACGTCCTGGCGTCGAAGCGCTTCCGCTCGTTCCTTGCGGATGCGTCCGAGAGGTATGACTACGTCCTCTTCGACACGCCTCCGGTGGGCGCGTTCGTCGACGCCGCCGTGCTTGCGGCCCTTGTCGACGGCACGCTGCTCGTTGTGCGCGAGGGCTTTGCGCCGCGCGATGCCGTGGCCAAGACGTACGACCAGCTCAAGAAGGCTGACGCCACCGTGCTTGGCGTCGTCATGAACTTCTGCGACTACCAGGGCGCCTCGTACGGCTACGGCTACGAAAGCTATGAGAAGGGCGCGGGTGAGTCCCAGGGGGCGGCGACGCAAGCGCGCGCTGAGTCCGCCGGCTCGCACGCGGCCCACTCTCGGCGCGGTGAGGCTGCGCGTCAGCCTGTCGAGCCTGAGCCTGCTGCGGAGAACCCCCGCGCTGCTCGCCCCCTCGTGCCGGCGAGCCCGAGCAAGGCGGTCGACGCGTCGCGTACGGGCAAGCGCTTCTCCCGCTAGCAGATGCGCGACCTGCATTGCCACATACTTCCCGGGGTCGATGACGGTGCCCGCGATCTTGACGAGAGCCTCGCGATGCTCGAGGCAGCCAAGGCCGTGGGCATCACGTCTATCACGTGCACGCCTCACTGTCGCAGCCCGTACTTCGATTTCGACGCCATGTGGGATGCCTACGACGAGCTCGTCCGCTACGCGGGCGGCTTTCCGCTGCAGATGGGCTTCGAGGTCAACCACACGAAGCTCATGGAGCTGGGGCTGAGCGAGTGGGCCGATCGCCTGCACTTCGACGGGAGCGACGAGTTCCTGCTCGAGCTTGAGGTTGGCGCGACGGCGGCGGACTTCCGCACGTACGAGCGCACGATATTCGAGCTGCAGGGGCGCGGCTACCACGTCATCATCGCGCACCCCGAGCGCTACAAGGCCATCCAGCGCGACCCCTCGCTGGCGCGCAGCCTGCGTCGCATGGGATGCAGCCTGCAGGCGTCGGCAGACTTTGTGGCCGGAGGACGCCTCGGAGGCAAGGGGAGGCGCACGGCCATCAAGCTGTTTGACGATCTTGCCTACGACTACATCGCGAGCGATGCCCATCGCGTGGAACACTATCGGTGGCTGGCGCAGGCATGCGAGCGCTATGCCGTGCGGGGCAAGCATCGCGCACCATAGGCGTCGCGCGTGTGGGGAACCCGTGGCGCGCGCGAGTCAAGCTCGGCAAACGTTACATTGGCGTTGCTCGTCATGAACATTGAGTTGACACTCATATTCCAGGCTGTATAAAAGGCATACAAGGCAAGCTGAATGCCGCCTGAACCGAAGGTCGAACCTTCGTCTGGCAGCGCGTGCCACCACATATCTCGTCTGCTTGGAATCGTCGCTGGGCGCGCGTTCCGGGAGCGGGCGAGAGTTTGCATATCTCCTCTGCGGGCAGGTTTTCCTTTCTGCGCGAGCCGGAGGCGTTCCTTTCCTTGGGGCGCAGCTTGGGCCTGTTGCGGGTTATGGGATCTGCCATGCGGCGCGAAGCATCCCCTGAAGTGACAAGGGAGGGATGCCTATGGCCGTCTATGTCATCCAGACCGAAGGTGGTAAGGAGCGGGCGCTTCTCTCCCTTATCGAATAGCGGGTTGGCCATGATCTGTGTACCGGGTGCTTCGTGCCGCGTGTCGAGCTGTCCAAGAGCTTCCGCGGTGTGCGGAGGCGCGTCGAGAACGTGCTGTTCCCGGGCTACGTCTTCGCGGTGAGCGATGACCCGGGGCGGCTGGACGAGGCGCTGCGGAGCCTGCCGAACTATGCGCGCGTGCTGAGCACGGGCGAGCGGTGGGTACCGCTGAGCGCAGGGGAGATAGCG from Coriobacteriia bacterium harbors:
- a CDS encoding glycosyltransferase, which gives rise to MDKVLYAASSFGHLRSFHIPYLRALLDRGDEVWALASGDPAGLPDGLRTVRVPFTKSMTSAHNVEAAGEVARLVRRERFDLVVTHTSLAAFFVRLGICQAGKRDAAVVNVVHGYLFDERTSRPRRTVMLGAEQLMARVTDRIVTMNRQDTEIARRHRLCRGDVVQVDGMGADLTGCRQADERGRREAREALGLPEDAFVLLYAGEFSARKNQSALIEALPELPKDVVLALPGRGERFEACRDCVAELGLEGRVAMPGFASDLTAWRAASDACVSSSRSEGLPFHVIEGMACGLPVILTDVKGHEDLVVEGASAGTAPGLLYPFGDAGAFQRCVLRLHGDRSLARRMGDAACEIAQRYSLGRVMPSVLDAMLLA
- the rfbB gene encoding dTDP-glucose 4,6-dehydratase, translated to MATYLVTGGAGFIGSNFVLHMLGTRDDVRIVNVDKLTYAGNLENLASLEGDARHEFVQADICDAQAMNDLFARVKPDYVVNFAAESHVDRSILDPTIFCRTNVEGTVTLLNAARTLWERPDGSYPDGVRFLQVSTDEVYGSLPIDDPTALFREDTPLAARSPYSASKASADLFARAYGSTYGMPVVVTRCSNNYGPFQFPEKLIPLMFHNACNHKPLPVYGDGLNVRDWLYVEDHCRAIERVLGAGRPGEVYNVGGHNERANIDIVKLIIAYVHDHVDASVDESLIEHVTDRKGHDRRYGIDPTKIGRELGWQPETCFEVGIVKTLDWYREHPQWVEHVVSGAYQRYYEKMYGGRGLA
- the rfbA gene encoding glucose-1-phosphate thymidylyltransferase RfbA, yielding MKGIVLAGGSGTRLHPMTLATSKQLLPVYDKPMVYYALSTLMMAGIQDILLISTPADLPNFERLLGDGSRFGIHISYKVQPSPDGLAQVFLLGEEFIAGEPCALVLGDNIFYGHGFWHTLLRVATRRAQQPGATVFGYQVEDPERFGIVEFDAQGRAISIEEKPEHPRSNYCVTGLYFYDERVCEYAKTIKPSARGELEITDLNRIYLEQGQLDVETLGRGFAWFDAGTVDSLHEAADFICLAERHTGLKIAALEEIAFNNGWIDASQLMIVGRSIGKSDYGRYLMKIAERALAMGPAASAPCAPASSADDDGAL
- a CDS encoding DUF4012 domain-containing protein; the encoded protein is MGKHSQPMTSGQPQRGMAPAGKRFAPASSNAATAYSRASNPYENPKRRGNARHTILFAVLGVIVALVVLLGVYAALLGSSALNVVDQAKSLVPTVERMVSGVKSGDTGTLQSDVQELQAGVEAIQDETSGIVWDIAELIPVYGQDVAGARTLLVAAGEAVSNVLVPAASTLESHPISALIQDGNINGTAVKQLCDTLASVTPAIKDVLTTVSSVGTFHISQINDALDQVRGPLNTANQLLDENGDAIRLLPDILGCNGARNYLVIAQNNAEIRATGGLPGALMPVTVDNGSFSFGEMASLSDIIDIAQSPFVLTDDETLLFGESLATVPANMTYTPDFSRASQLLMQTWTILNGIEFDGVIAVDPVFFQHVLALTGQGVTLSDGSVIDGTNAAQALISDTYWNYGENEELMDEHFAEAALAGFDAIRSSAGSMDLSSLLDTVLQGIDEGRFLAYSIVPGEEALFERLGCSGTLASDPSSPVLGVYLNDSTWSKIDWYLDFGTNITGSSQNADGSTSYQVTTWLSNTITPEEAASAPEYITGLNPEKLDVSDMLTTLYLYAPAGGSITNVSVDSSNASLDPIFSDAMHDGLPVVFGLAHLLSGESVSVSYTVTTSPQADKDLVIRSTPTTRG
- a CDS encoding lipopolysaccharide biosynthesis protein; amino-acid sequence: MTLLELLQLLKRHLKLVIILPVLCAIAMGLYAYLVMDNQYTAKTSMYVLASQSEDASLNLQTSLNASQMITNDVAALIKSDRVMGDAASELGLANLNGYDISVTSETTTRVLTLTVTGDDAQTAADIANAIAADVSDVAQEVMEVKSVNVVDEAITPDDPSGPNRKLYVAVALLAGLFVAVAIVVMQDMLNNKVRNAADAEELLGIPVLGQFPAYQSRR
- a CDS encoding CpsD/CapB family tyrosine-protein kinase, with amino-acid sequence MKRKHYARSASAAQNAAKTLLANIRFAGVDNPIKTLVITSAVENEGKSTIAMHLAQAIATSGKTVLLVEADMRRRSLAGMLGVRGRAGLYSVLIGQATLDEAIVPSTPEGMFFLDCEPGIPSPSDVLASKRFRSFLADASERYDYVLFDTPPVGAFVDAAVLAALVDGTLLVVREGFAPRDAVAKTYDQLKKADATVLGVVMNFCDYQGASYGYGYESYEKGAGESQGAATQARAESAGSHAAHSRRGEAARQPVEPEPAAENPRAARPLVPASPSKAVDASRTGKRFSR
- a CDS encoding phosphoesterase — encoded protein: MRDLHCHILPGVDDGARDLDESLAMLEAAKAVGITSITCTPHCRSPYFDFDAMWDAYDELVRYAGGFPLQMGFEVNHTKLMELGLSEWADRLHFDGSDEFLLELEVGATAADFRTYERTIFELQGRGYHVIIAHPERYKAIQRDPSLARSLRRMGCSLQASADFVAGGRLGGKGRRTAIKLFDDLAYDYIASDAHRVEHYRWLAQACERYAVRGKHRAP